From one Dermacentor andersoni chromosome 1, qqDerAnde1_hic_scaffold, whole genome shotgun sequence genomic stretch:
- the Pop5 gene encoding ribonuclease P/MRP protein subunit POP5, protein MVRLKHRYVLVEILWKDWQNPHILELPVAEKDIYACVRKAVHTLHGDFGLGVTKFNLAIKFFNPHTRVFLLRTRRGAHTLTLSALPFVKKIKDQVATLRVLKLTGTIRSCLKYLKKYDCSVLLSVLNRCDSVEAKRGVKKKIAEVYDSLQSKGGVRPS, encoded by the coding sequence ATGGTGCGCCTAAAACATCGGTACGTTTTGGTTGAGATATTGTGGAAAGACTGGCAAAATCCACATATTTTGGAGCTCCCCGTTGCAGAAAAAGACATTTACGCGTGCGTGAGAAAAGCTGTGCACACCTTGCACGGGGACTTTGGCCTCGGCGTCACGAAGTTCAACCTCGCCATCAAGTTTTTCAACCCACACACACGTGTCTTTTTGCTGCGGACCCGGAGAGGCGCGCACACTTTGACTTTGTCCGCGCTTCCATTTGTGAAAAAGATCAAAGACCAAGTGGCGACTTTGAGAGTTCTGAAGCTCACGGGAACCATCAGGTCATGTTTGAAATATCTGAAAAAGTACGACTGTAGCGTCTTGCTTAGCGTCTTGAACAGGTGCGACAGCGTCGAAGCAAAACGTGGAGTCAAGAAAAAGATTGCCGAAGTGTACGACTCGCTGCAGAGTAAAGGAGGCGTGCGCCCAAGCTAA